In one Novosphingobium humi genomic region, the following are encoded:
- a CDS encoding glycoside hydrolase family 13 protein produces the protein MITPKIGKFALTAALGMVLALGASPAQAAQPAPLAPPAKAVAKPQPWWTHAVIYEIYPRSFQDTNGDGIGDLNGVTRRLDYLRDLGVDAIWLTPFYPSPNADFGYDVSDYTAVAPEYGTMADWDRLTREARKRGIRVLVDLVLNHSSDQHPWFRESRSSRSNPKRDWYVWHDPAPDGGPPTNWQSIFGGSTWEYDKPTGQYYYHIFLKEQPDLNWANPGLQKAMHDVARFWLNHGASGFRLDATPYLFEDTNWPQDPDVKSGAPVGLKPYNSNLPATRAALRGLRKVVDSFPGERVLLGENAISSIADLRKVYGAKGDEINLPMDFLYKDVAGLNASAFKARIDEAELKLDGLPPVFHFSNHDTPRQWGRFGDGRHNDRIARITSAMTLTLRGTALMYYGEEIGMPDLAPDELRGIPLGPKRKVADNRDPERSPMQWRAGKGAGFTTGEPWLPVGRSAASVNVEDQRADKGSLYHWYARLLQLRKTNAAMRSGAYIPLESGNAQVLAYARRDAAGNGVLVLLNMSGQPQTLSISGWPDRVPVSGGMLMSSEPGAVMDWQRPVLEPFGVRLVGFKGG, from the coding sequence ATGATAACCCCGAAAATCGGCAAATTTGCACTCACCGCGGCGCTGGGCATGGTGCTGGCGTTGGGCGCCTCTCCGGCGCAGGCCGCCCAACCGGCTCCGTTGGCCCCACCGGCAAAGGCGGTCGCAAAACCCCAGCCTTGGTGGACCCATGCCGTCATCTATGAAATCTATCCCCGCAGCTTTCAGGACACCAATGGCGACGGGATCGGCGATCTCAACGGCGTGACCCGGCGCCTCGACTATCTCAGGGATCTGGGCGTCGATGCCATCTGGCTGACGCCTTTCTATCCCTCGCCCAATGCCGATTTCGGCTATGATGTGTCCGATTACACCGCCGTCGCGCCCGAATATGGCACGATGGCCGACTGGGACCGGTTGACCCGCGAGGCGCGCAAGCGCGGCATCCGGGTGCTGGTCGATCTGGTGCTCAACCATTCCTCGGACCAGCACCCATGGTTCAGGGAATCGCGCTCATCGCGCAGCAATCCCAAGCGCGACTGGTATGTCTGGCACGATCCGGCGCCCGATGGTGGGCCGCCCACCAATTGGCAATCGATCTTTGGCGGATCGACATGGGAATATGACAAGCCGACCGGCCAATATTACTATCACATCTTTTTGAAAGAGCAGCCGGATCTCAATTGGGCCAATCCGGGGCTGCAAAAGGCGATGCATGATGTGGCCCGTTTCTGGCTGAACCATGGCGCCAGCGGTTTTCGCCTCGATGCCACGCCCTATCTGTTCGAGGACACCAACTGGCCGCAGGACCCCGATGTGAAATCAGGGGCGCCGGTCGGCCTCAAGCCGTATAACAGCAATCTGCCCGCCACGCGCGCGGCGCTGCGGGGCTTGCGCAAGGTCGTGGACAGCTTTCCCGGCGAGCGGGTGCTGCTGGGCGAGAACGCGATTTCCTCGATTGCCGACCTGCGCAAGGTCTATGGCGCCAAGGGCGACGAGATCAATCTGCCCATGGATTTTCTCTACAAGGATGTGGCCGGGCTCAACGCATCGGCCTTCAAGGCCCGCATTGACGAGGCCGAACTGAAGCTGGACGGCCTGCCCCCGGTTTTCCATTTCAGCAACCATGACACCCCGCGGCAATGGGGCCGCTTTGGCGATGGGCGGCATAATGACCGGATCGCCCGGATCACATCGGCCATGACGCTGACCCTGCGCGGCACGGCGCTGATGTATTACGGCGAGGAGATCGGTATGCCGGATCTGGCGCCCGATGAACTGCGCGGCATCCCCCTTGGCCCCAAGCGCAAGGTGGCCGACAACCGCGATCCCGAACGCTCGCCCATGCAGTGGCGCGCGGGCAAGGGTGCAGGCTTCACCACCGGCGAGCCGTGGCTCCCGGTGGGGCGCTCGGCCGCGAGCGTCAATGTCGAGGACCAGCGCGCCGATAAGGGATCGCTCTATCATTGGTATGCGCGGCTGCTGCAATTGCGCAAGACGAATGCTGCCATGCGCAGCGGGGCCTATATCCCGCTGGAATCGGGCAATGCCCAGGTGCTGGCCTATGCGCGGCGCGATGCGGCGGGCAATGGCGTGCTGGTCCTGCTGAACATGAGTGGCCAGCCCCAGACGCTGTCGATCAGCGGGTGGCCGGACCGCGTGCCGGTTTCGGGCGGTATGTTGATGAGCAGCGAGCCGGGCGCGGTGATGGATTGGCAGCGCCCGGTGCTCGAACCGTTTGGCGTGCGGCTGGTCGGGTTCAAGGGGGGCTGA
- a CDS encoding magnesium transporter CorA family protein: MKTIMSEAVEGIGGVWIDLCEPDEAECREIEELYGIRVPTLEALQEIENSSRLRIHDGVLNMSAPLMTASEGERWVMAPAGFILTRDVLVTTHFAHIKAFDIVAEALKSRAEPTPAGVLVRVLEELVDRAADQLEHVSEMIASVSRTIFYTDLDARGVSRETAILRHSIIKLGRAYDRASRVRYMFLSIGRMASFVADRCKDHLDEGLSVRLQSVIHDIGSLDEFEMSLSARTQFLQDAANSLISIEQNDVVKVLTVASAVGIPPVLVVGIYGMNFHNMPELSWAWGYPMALGLCLVTTLIPYLWFKWRKWL; this comes from the coding sequence ATGAAGACCATCATGAGCGAAGCGGTTGAGGGGATCGGCGGGGTATGGATCGATCTTTGCGAACCCGACGAGGCCGAATGCCGGGAGATTGAGGAACTTTACGGCATTCGCGTGCCGACATTGGAAGCCTTGCAGGAGATCGAGAATTCGAGCCGGCTGCGCATTCACGATGGCGTGCTGAACATGAGCGCGCCTCTGATGACGGCATCGGAAGGCGAGCGCTGGGTGATGGCGCCGGCCGGTTTTATCCTGACCCGCGATGTGCTGGTGACCACCCATTTCGCGCATATCAAGGCCTTTGACATCGTGGCCGAAGCCTTGAAATCGCGGGCCGAACCGACCCCGGCGGGCGTGCTGGTGCGAGTGCTGGAAGAACTGGTGGACCGCGCCGCCGATCAGCTTGAGCATGTCTCCGAAATGATCGCCTCGGTTTCGCGCACGATCTTCTACACCGATCTTGATGCGCGCGGGGTCAGCCGGGAAACCGCGATCCTGCGCCATTCGATCATCAAGCTGGGGCGCGCCTATGACCGGGCTTCGCGGGTGCGCTACATGTTTCTGAGCATCGGGCGTATGGCTTCCTTTGTGGCTGATCGGTGCAAGGATCATCTTGATGAGGGCCTTTCCGTCCGGCTCCAGTCGGTGATCCATGACATAGGCTCGCTCGACGAATTCGAGATGAGCCTTTCGGCCCGAACCCAGTTCCTTCAGGACGCGGCCAACAGCCTGATCAGTATAGAGCAGAACGATGTGGTCAAGGTGTTGACGGTGGCCTCGGCGGTGGGCATTCCGCCGGTGCTGGTGGTCGGGATCTATGGGATGAATTTTCACAACATGCCCGAATTGTCATGGGCATGGGGTTATCCCATGGCTTTGGGCCTGTGTCTGGTGACGACGCTGATCCCCTATCTGTGGTTCAAATGGCGCAAATGGCTTTAG
- a CDS encoding TetR/AcrR family transcriptional regulator, translating into MPRAKAANARYAKTRYDGAENRRLVLEAALTVFSDLGFAGASTRAIASRAGIEQGHLAYYFPSKLALWQQVIEAFAREGELYLAEHLTPDMLRDPRQAARQVLPGYLRSYAENPRLTRLMLQEFSVLSERHAWVVETIGKPVWERLRPLFQALANVGALGDATPEIAYFSMIGSALITFGNPDLIAAMTGADPRAPVWIERAIDHMIAQILIPA; encoded by the coding sequence ATGCCCCGCGCCAAAGCCGCCAACGCCCGCTATGCCAAAACCCGCTATGACGGAGCGGAAAACCGCCGCCTCGTGCTGGAGGCGGCGCTGACCGTCTTTTCCGATCTGGGCTTTGCCGGAGCCAGCACGCGCGCCATTGCTTCGCGCGCCGGGATCGAACAGGGTCATCTGGCCTATTATTTCCCGTCCAAACTGGCGCTGTGGCAACAGGTGATCGAGGCTTTTGCCCGCGAGGGAGAGCTTTATCTGGCCGAGCACCTCACGCCCGACATGCTCCGCGATCCCCGACAGGCGGCGCGGCAGGTGCTGCCCGGCTATCTGCGCAGCTATGCTGAAAATCCGCGCCTAACGCGCCTGATGCTTCAGGAATTCTCCGTCCTTTCCGAGCGCCACGCATGGGTGGTCGAAACCATCGGCAAGCCGGTGTGGGAGAGGCTGCGCCCGCTGTTTCAGGCCTTGGCCAATGTGGGGGCGCTGGGCGATGCCACGCCAGAAATCGCCTATTTCAGCATGATCGGCTCAGCGCTCATCACCTTTGGCAATCCTGATCTGATCGCCGCGATGACCGGCGCCGATCCGCGCGCGCCGGTCTGGATCGAGCGGGCCATCGACCATATGATCGCGCAAATCCTGATCCCGGCCTAA
- a CDS encoding aromatic ring-hydroxylating dioxygenase subunit alpha: MTSPTYPLTVDQPYPRNQWWVAAYAAEVGRDLLARDILGERVLLYRTEAGEAVALSGICPHRAFPLEMGRLVGDHVQCGYHGFTFGADGGCVLVPSQSGVPQKSSLRRYPVAEQGDLVWIWTGQADLADPALLPDLGAVGLGRPDWASEQHPVCEVAARYTLLIENLLDLSHVTFIHAATIPGGEKVAQIPVAVIETDHSLTVRRKGENLPLNPLLKMQFPDQDGPVHQHFDAEYLGPAMIRTGGAVHDAASGRRLGTCNFLHMITPAGPTSLRYFVITARDFGLDNPALGQINLGMGTRIQPEDSAAIAAIEQVFQSGATLPAEISARVDNGALKVRRRLEAQIRAEQAMHSAAAAR, translated from the coding sequence ATGACCTCGCCAACCTATCCGCTGACCGTCGATCAACCCTATCCGCGCAACCAATGGTGGGTCGCGGCCTATGCCGCCGAGGTGGGGCGCGACCTCCTGGCCCGCGATATTCTGGGCGAACGGGTGCTGCTCTATCGCACCGAGGCGGGAGAGGCGGTGGCCCTGTCAGGCATTTGCCCGCATCGCGCCTTTCCGCTGGAAATGGGGCGGCTGGTGGGCGACCATGTGCAATGCGGCTATCATGGTTTCACCTTTGGCGCCGATGGCGGCTGCGTGCTGGTGCCCAGCCAGAGCGGCGTGCCGCAGAAATCCTCGTTGCGGCGCTATCCTGTGGCTGAACAGGGCGATCTGGTGTGGATCTGGACCGGGCAGGCCGATCTGGCCGATCCGGCGCTGCTTCCCGATTTGGGCGCGGTGGGGCTGGGGCGGCCGGATTGGGCATCGGAACAGCATCCGGTCTGTGAAGTGGCCGCGCGCTACACTTTGCTGATCGAGAACCTGCTGGACCTCAGCCACGTCACCTTCATCCATGCCGCGACCATCCCCGGCGGCGAAAAGGTCGCGCAGATCCCGGTGGCGGTCATCGAGACGGATCATAGTCTGACGGTCCGGCGCAAAGGCGAGAACCTGCCGCTCAACCCCCTGCTGAAAATGCAGTTTCCCGATCAGGACGGGCCGGTGCATCAGCATTTTGATGCCGAATATCTGGGGCCTGCCATGATCCGCACCGGCGGCGCGGTGCATGATGCGGCCAGCGGGCGGCGGCTGGGGACCTGCAATTTTCTCCACATGATTACGCCTGCCGGGCCGACCAGCCTGCGCTATTTCGTCATCACCGCGCGCGATTTCGGGCTCGACAATCCGGCGCTGGGCCAGATCAATCTGGGCATGGGCACCCGCATTCAGCCCGAGGACAGCGCCGCGATCGCGGCCATCGAGCAGGTGTTTCAATCCGGCGCGACCTTGCCCGCAGAAATCAGCGCAAGGGTGGACAATGGCGCGCTCAAGGTCCGTCGCCGTCTGGAGGCGCAGATCCGTGCGGAACAGGCGATGCATTCGGCAGCAGCGGCCCGATAA
- a CDS encoding tryptophan halogenase family protein yields the protein MTTTQEDANVTRPIRKVVILGGGTAGWMTAALLAKVLGGARPERAIAIELVESEDIGIIGVGEATIPPIQQVNAVLGIDEAEFLRETKATIKLAIRFENWGAIGESYYHTFGTAGRNLPFCSFHHFWTRARQLGIEGSYWDFDLNYLCARGGKFAPTTGNDPIWDMPYAYHFDSGLYGQFLRRYSEKLGVVRTEGTVRDVQRAAGVGDIMALVLADGRQVAGDLFIDCSGGRGVLIQQQLGTGYEDWSHWLPCDRAMAVPSQRHVQTAPFTRSIAHGAGWQWQIPLQHRNGNGLVYSSRFCSDDEAAQVLLGHLETPALDEPRIIHFRTGRARRQWNRNVVAIGLSSGFLEPLESTSIYLIQSAITRLLHLFPHDGITPQLTGEYNRQSQIEMELIRDFIILHYHANQRRDSAFWRDLRQMEVPERLARKIALFAANGTLVQDQHDIFMEPSWVQVMMGQGIVPADYHPLADGPSEAQLRGQLAQLAQLKARPLDQLPSHDDYLQRLLGQPA from the coding sequence ATGACCACAACACAAGAGGATGCCAACGTGACCCGACCGATCCGCAAGGTGGTCATTCTGGGAGGCGGCACGGCCGGCTGGATGACGGCCGCCCTGCTGGCCAAGGTGCTGGGCGGGGCAAGGCCGGAACGCGCCATTGCCATCGAACTGGTCGAATCCGAGGATATCGGCATTATCGGCGTGGGCGAGGCGACCATCCCGCCGATCCAGCAGGTCAATGCCGTGCTGGGCATCGATGAGGCCGAATTCCTGCGCGAAACCAAGGCCACGATCAAGCTGGCCATCCGCTTTGAAAACTGGGGCGCAATCGGCGAGAGCTATTACCACACTTTCGGCACGGCGGGGCGCAACCTGCCCTTCTGCTCGTTTCACCATTTCTGGACCCGCGCCCGCCAATTGGGGATCGAGGGCAGCTATTGGGATTTCGACCTCAATTACCTGTGCGCGCGAGGTGGCAAATTCGCGCCCACCACCGGCAATGATCCCATCTGGGACATGCCCTATGCCTATCACTTCGATTCCGGCCTCTATGGTCAATTCCTGCGCCGCTATTCCGAAAAGCTTGGCGTGGTGCGCACCGAAGGCACGGTCCGCGATGTTCAGCGCGCCGCCGGGGTGGGCGACATCATGGCGCTGGTGCTGGCCGACGGGCGACAGGTGGCGGGCGATCTGTTCATCGACTGCTCGGGCGGGAGGGGCGTGCTGATCCAGCAGCAATTGGGCACCGGCTATGAGGATTGGAGCCATTGGCTGCCCTGTGACCGCGCGATGGCCGTGCCGTCTCAGCGTCATGTGCAAACCGCGCCCTTCACCCGCTCGATCGCCCATGGCGCCGGGTGGCAATGGCAGATCCCGCTGCAGCATCGCAACGGCAACGGGCTGGTCTATTCCAGCCGCTTTTGCAGCGATGATGAGGCCGCACAGGTGTTGCTGGGCCACCTCGAAACGCCCGCGCTGGATGAACCTCGCATCATCCATTTTCGCACGGGCCGCGCGCGCCGCCAATGGAACCGCAATGTCGTGGCCATCGGCCTTTCGAGCGGCTTTCTCGAACCGCTCGAATCCACCAGCATCTATCTGATCCAGTCGGCGATCACGCGCCTGCTGCACCTGTTTCCCCATGATGGGATCACCCCGCAACTGACGGGCGAATACAACCGACAATCGCAGATCGAGATGGAATTGATCCGCGATTTCATCATTCTGCATTATCACGCCAATCAGCGCCGGGATTCCGCCTTCTGGCGCGATTTGCGGCAGATGGAGGTGCCCGAAAGGCTGGCCCGCAAGATCGCCCTGTTCGCCGCCAACGGCACGCTGGTCCAGGACCAGCATGACATTTTCATGGAGCCGTCCTGGGTTCAGGTGATGATGGGGCAGGGCATTGTACCCGCCGATTATCACCCGCTGGCCGATGGTCCTTCGGAGGCGCAATTGCGCGGGCAATTGGCCCAGTTGGCGCAATTGAAAGCCCGCCCGCTCGACCAATTGCCCAGCCATGACGACTATCTGCAACGCCTTCTGGGCCAACCGGCATGA
- a CDS encoding tryptophan halogenase family protein: protein MSLRIAIIGGGTAGWMTANLLAHRWGAGKARITLVEAPEIATIGVGEGSTPTLKRFFEILGIAEAEWMPACCATYKAGIRFRGWSPASGVAQYSHPFLTQIDLHTEEAFTLNCRNRRLGLDVPTAPGDFLLGGVLAAQGKAPLAPDHFPFRMEYGYHFDATLLGQFLRDQALARGVSHRQGRVQDILRDDEGAIAAVMTDRAGPIEADWFVDCTGFAALLMRGALDVPFAGFRDNLFNDAAVMLPTPSAASIPVETTATALSHGWAWSIPLTSRNGNGYVYSRDFLSADAAEQELRAALGLRESPVEARHLTFQTGQLVRHWERNCLAVGLAQGFVEPLEATALHLVLNTVDLFMDHLERGRFTPQYRDAFNAVITDRVERVRDYIVAHYKLNTRDDSDYWRANRDNGHLSDPLLHILDTWFRRGDLVALLEQQPELSHFTSASWHCLLAGYGAFPPLAEMQREDVDFYRSRDLARFLDGCSLNFPSHGDALAQMKKVAA, encoded by the coding sequence ATGAGCTTGCGCATCGCGATCATCGGCGGGGGCACGGCAGGCTGGATGACCGCCAATCTGCTGGCCCATCGCTGGGGCGCAGGCAAGGCGCGGATCACACTGGTCGAGGCCCCCGAGATCGCCACCATCGGCGTGGGCGAGGGATCGACCCCCACGCTCAAGCGGTTTTTCGAGATTCTGGGCATCGCCGAGGCCGAATGGATGCCCGCCTGCTGCGCCACCTACAAGGCCGGCATCCGCTTTCGGGGCTGGAGCCCGGCCTCGGGCGTGGCGCAATACAGCCACCCTTTCCTGACCCAGATTGATCTGCATACCGAGGAGGCCTTCACGCTTAATTGCCGCAACCGGCGGCTGGGGCTGGACGTGCCGACTGCGCCGGGCGATTTCCTGTTGGGCGGGGTGCTGGCGGCGCAGGGCAAGGCACCGCTGGCGCCCGATCATTTCCCGTTCCGCATGGAATATGGCTATCATTTCGACGCCACTCTGTTGGGGCAATTTCTGCGCGATCAGGCCCTCGCGCGCGGCGTTTCGCATCGTCAGGGCCGCGTGCAGGACATCCTGCGCGACGATGAAGGCGCAATCGCGGCGGTGATGACCGACCGCGCCGGACCGATCGAGGCCGACTGGTTTGTCGATTGCACCGGATTTGCCGCCTTGCTGATGCGCGGCGCGCTCGACGTGCCTTTTGCCGGTTTCCGCGACAATCTTTTCAACGATGCCGCCGTGATGCTGCCCACCCCTTCGGCCGCGTCCATCCCGGTGGAAACCACCGCCACGGCGCTTTCCCATGGCTGGGCATGGTCGATCCCGCTGACCAGCCGCAACGGCAACGGCTATGTCTACAGCCGGGATTTTCTGTCCGCCGATGCCGCCGAGCAGGAACTGCGCGCCGCCCTCGGCCTGCGCGAAAGCCCGGTCGAGGCGCGCCATCTCACCTTTCAGACCGGCCAGCTTGTCCGCCACTGGGAGCGCAACTGCCTTGCCGTCGGGCTGGCGCAGGGTTTTGTCGAGCCGCTGGAGGCCACCGCGCTGCATCTGGTGCTCAACACCGTGGATCTGTTCATGGATCATCTGGAGCGGGGCCGTTTCACGCCGCAATATCGCGATGCCTTCAACGCCGTCATCACTGACCGTGTCGAACGGGTGCGTGACTATATCGTTGCCCATTACAAGCTGAACACGCGCGATGACAGCGACTATTGGCGGGCCAATCGCGACAATGGCCATCTGTCCGATCCGCTGCTCCATATTCTCGACACATGGTTTCGTCGGGGCGATCTGGTCGCCCTGCTCGAACAACAGCCTGAACTGAGCCATTTCACCAGCGCTTCATGGCATTGCCTGCTGGCCGGCTACGGCGCGTTCCCGCCGCTGGCCGAGATGCAGCGCGAGGATGTCGATTTTTACCGGTCCCGCGATCTGGCGCGGTTTCTGGATGGATGCAGTCTCAATTTCCCGTCGCATGGCGATGCCCTTGCCCAAATGAAGAAGGTGGCAGCATGA
- a CDS encoding TonB-dependent receptor: MAGFAAQAHAAEADNAADTIRVIGHPDPEGLLPDQSAPKAISAISADFIIKQAPTLNAFQLVNLLPGANVSSSDPYGLSTSSSLTMRGLGQDEIGVLMEGAPQNDIGYYYAYPSQFADAENVRQVALAQGSVDLDSPVLGTAGGLLSLSLDDPAKKRGALVDFSLGSYNERRAFVRFDTGLIGNSGVRAFLSYSNNRADNWRGAGYDLRNHIDAKLLKEWGEGNRASLAVSFNSAKTSAYPGPSLADWQTYGRGYNFDKTYTNGDTSYWRFYRAPFRNIYLSAPVHLRLNDRLSLDTTTYLQWGYGNSPYGTQLATTGNYLGTEALTQPITLPGADANGVATVLGNWTGNQFRGGNVTKLVFQAGAHRLTAGVWFDYGNDRVIQSYTSVGADGQVADEWGYQDRAIRTADGRLLAYENARTLTVSKAFFLADSIAITDRLTADLGFKGVDVLHSGRNFLPGPQSGVHFDSFAALPRAALHYRIDDRQQVFANITTNFRAPNEYTLYNTYDYGEISTQGTTALKNEYSVSQELGYRYIGPNLSFSLTGFHYHFRNRQLSTVIDSGGALVYSTINAGSQTSYGVDGEIDWRPAKGVSLYVSGEYLHTRIDNDMAVGNDWLPTRGKQAVSSPSFQFGVGSTYDDGRLFGSTALKYVGRQYSTFMNDESIRAYATLDLSVGVHLAEWIDGKRTDLRVNAINITNPRVLSGVQSVALNAQDTIGRGGTVISGAAPTYYIGSGRAFVVTLARAF; this comes from the coding sequence ATGGCCGGTTTTGCGGCGCAGGCCCATGCCGCCGAAGCCGACAATGCCGCAGACACCATCCGCGTCATCGGCCATCCCGATCCCGAAGGCCTCTTGCCCGATCAGAGCGCGCCCAAGGCGATCAGCGCCATTTCCGCCGATTTCATCATCAAGCAGGCGCCCACGCTCAATGCCTTTCAACTGGTCAACCTGCTGCCCGGCGCGAATGTGTCCTCCAGCGATCCCTATGGCCTTTCGACCAGCTCCAGCCTGACCATGCGCGGTCTGGGGCAGGATGAGATCGGCGTGCTGATGGAAGGCGCGCCGCAGAATGACATCGGCTATTACTATGCCTATCCCTCGCAATTTGCCGATGCCGAGAATGTGCGTCAGGTGGCATTGGCGCAGGGTTCGGTCGATCTGGATTCGCCGGTGCTGGGCACGGCGGGGGGGCTGCTCTCGCTCAGCCTCGATGACCCGGCGAAAAAGCGCGGGGCGCTGGTCGATTTCTCGCTGGGGTCTTACAATGAGCGGCGCGCCTTTGTCCGTTTTGACACGGGCCTGATCGGCAACAGCGGGGTGCGGGCGTTCCTCTCCTATTCGAACAACCGGGCCGACAACTGGCGCGGGGCGGGCTATGATCTGCGCAACCATATTGACGCCAAGCTGCTGAAAGAATGGGGCGAAGGCAATCGCGCCAGCCTTGCCGTCTCGTTCAACTCGGCCAAGACTTCGGCCTATCCCGGCCCCTCGCTGGCCGATTGGCAGACCTATGGGCGCGGCTATAATTTCGACAAGACCTATACGAACGGCGACACCAGTTACTGGCGTTTCTATCGCGCTCCGTTCCGCAACATCTATCTCTCGGCCCCGGTGCATCTGCGCCTCAATGACCGCCTGAGCCTCGACACGACCACCTATCTGCAATGGGGCTATGGCAATTCGCCCTATGGCACGCAATTGGCCACAACCGGCAATTATCTGGGCACCGAGGCGCTGACCCAGCCGATCACGCTGCCGGGCGCAGATGCCAACGGCGTGGCGACAGTGCTGGGCAATTGGACCGGCAACCAGTTTCGCGGCGGCAATGTGACCAAGCTGGTGTTTCAGGCTGGCGCGCATCGCCTGACCGCCGGGGTGTGGTTCGATTACGGCAATGACCGCGTGATCCAGTCCTATACATCGGTGGGCGCCGATGGGCAGGTGGCTGACGAATGGGGCTATCAGGACCGCGCCATCCGCACCGCCGACGGCCGCCTGCTGGCCTATGAGAATGCGCGGACGCTGACGGTTTCAAAGGCCTTCTTCCTTGCCGACAGCATCGCGATCACCGACCGACTGACCGCCGATCTGGGCTTTAAGGGCGTCGATGTGCTGCACAGCGGGCGTAATTTCCTGCCCGGCCCGCAATCGGGGGTGCATTTTGACAGTTTCGCCGCGCTGCCCCGCGCCGCGCTGCATTACCGGATTGATGACCGGCAGCAGGTGTTTGCCAATATCACCACCAATTTCCGCGCGCCCAATGAATATACGCTCTACAACACCTATGATTACGGCGAGATCAGCACGCAGGGCACCACCGCTCTGAAGAACGAATATTCCGTGTCGCAGGAGCTGGGCTATCGCTATATCGGGCCGAACCTGTCTTTCTCGCTGACGGGTTTCCATTACCATTTCCGCAACCGTCAATTGTCCACCGTGATCGACAGCGGTGGCGCGCTGGTCTATTCTACGATCAACGCGGGCAGTCAGACCTCTTATGGCGTGGATGGCGAGATTGATTGGCGCCCGGCCAAGGGGGTGAGCCTCTATGTGTCGGGCGAATATCTGCACACGCGGATCGACAATGACATGGCCGTGGGCAATGACTGGCTGCCGACACGGGGCAAGCAGGCGGTGTCCAGCCCCAGCTTTCAGTTCGGCGTGGGCAGCACCTATGACGATGGGCGTTTGTTCGGCAGCACCGCGCTGAAATATGTGGGCCGCCAATATTCCACCTTCATGAATGACGAGAGCATTCGGGCCTATGCTACGCTTGACCTGTCGGTGGGTGTGCATCTGGCCGAATGGATCGATGGCAAGCGCACCGATCTGCGGGTCAATGCGATCAACATCACCAATCCGCGCGTTCTGTCGGGCGTGCAGAGTGTGGCGTTGAACGCACAAGACACGATCGGGCGAGGCGGCACGGTGATCTCCGGCGCGGCCCCCACCTATTACATCGGCAGCGGGCGCGCTTTCGTGGTGACGCTGGCCCGCGCGTTCTGA
- a CDS encoding Rossmann-like and DUF2520 domain-containing protein yields the protein MTKTLRFHRIGIVGTGRVARALALGLTEWSDLPPLVWGRSREGAGQMGGEAAQSMAQLARACDVIALAVSDDALDGVAAELAAVSPDGGTGFVFHVSGRSGLAPLEALALRGGRTAAIHPAMTFTGDAPAELRRMAGARFAVTAAEPETAAIAHRLVAALGGVAVDVAETQRPLYHAALCHAANHLVTLMAGSLGALERAGVADGAALLGPLVRAALENSLTMGFGALSGPLLRGDSATIGGHLSALERECPELLGAYRAMGSATLDQLEQRGREVAPALRAMLGKDGADRTTALGMSAPQDQTRLR from the coding sequence ATGACAAAGACACTCCGCTTTCATCGCATCGGCATTGTGGGCACAGGCCGCGTGGCGCGCGCGCTGGCTCTGGGGCTGACGGAATGGTCCGACCTGCCGCCGCTGGTCTGGGGCCGCTCGCGCGAGGGGGCCGGGCAGATGGGCGGCGAGGCGGCGCAGAGCATGGCGCAATTGGCGCGGGCCTGCGATGTGATCGCGCTGGCCGTATCGGATGATGCGCTGGACGGCGTGGCGGCCGAACTGGCCGCCGTATCGCCCGATGGCGGCACGGGTTTCGTCTTTCATGTCAGCGGGCGCAGCGGTCTGGCCCCGCTTGAAGCGCTGGCCTTGCGGGGCGGGCGGACGGCGGCGATCCATCCGGCGATGACCTTTACCGGCGACGCCCCCGCCGAATTGCGCCGCATGGCGGGCGCCCGCTTCGCCGTGACCGCCGCAGAGCCCGAAACCGCCGCCATCGCCCACCGGCTGGTGGCCGCGCTGGGCGGCGTGGCGGTCGATGTTGCCGAGACCCAGCGCCCCCTCTATCACGCCGCCCTGTGCCATGCGGCCAATCATCTGGTCACGCTGATGGCCGGATCGCTGGGCGCGCTGGAGCGCGCGGGCGTGGCCGATGGCGCGGCGCTGCTGGGCCCGCTCGTGCGGGCGGCGCTGGAAAACAGCCTGACAATGGGTTTCGGCGCGCTCTCCGGCCCTTTGCTGCGCGGGGACAGTGCGACGATAGGCGGCCATCTGTCGGCGCTGGAGCGCGAATGTCCCGAATTGCTGGGCGCCTATCGCGCGATGGGATCGGCCACGCTGGACCAGTTGGAACAGCGCGGCAGGGAGGTGGCTCCGGCCCTGCGCGCGATGTTGGGCAAGGACGGGGCGGACCGGACCACCGCCCTTGGCATGTCCGCGCCGCAAGACCAGACGCGGCTGCGCTGA